Genomic DNA from Candidatus Ozemobacteraceae bacterium:
CAGCCCGTGATCGAATCGATGCGCCTGCGCGATCTCGTCATGCGAAGAATCGCCGCCGAAGGCCTCCGGCCGGAACCCGCCGCTGCCGGCCGGCAAGTCCCGCCGGCCCGGGCATCCAGGCTCCTCGCCTACGCCGTTGCGTTCATGCTCGTCGTTGCCTGCGGCCTCATCTTCCACCTGAACGTACCCCGCGGTACGCAGGATAGCCAGCAACTCGACATGATCGTCGTGATGGGCCTGGGCGACCAGTCCTCCTTCGGGCGAAAGGTTCTGGCGCGCGGAAGCACCTGTTACGGTCAGCTCGGAGAGGGATTTCCCGTCCGGGGCCGGATGGCGATCTTCGTGAACGGCCAGCGAATCGCCCCGGTCGTTCTCGACGGAAGCGCGACGATCGTGCTCCGAACGGCCGCCATCGACTGGATTTCCGGCGAAGCCGTCGTCGAAACTCCTGCGGCGCCCGAGTTCACCCTGACCGTCGGTGATGACCGCATCAGAATGGCCGATGCCACCCTCGAGATCACCGGAACGGCGGCATCGAATGCCGTGCGACTCCGCCGGGGCACGGCGTTCCGCTTCCGGAGGGGGGGCTCTGAACCCCTCCCGCTCGCCGTTCCTGCTCCCCCCCAGACGCCCGAAATATCCACCGGCGTGGTGGTCGTCGCTTCTGAAACCGCTTCCGACTCCATTCACCGGCTGGCGCCCGCGGACGAAACGTCGCCCGTCGCCTCGCCGGCGGAACCTTCGCCCGATGCGTTCCACTCACACGCTCAGACTCCCGCGAGCGTTCAATCCACGCCAAGAGAAGACCCGGAACCCGTGATCAGCCCCTTTGGCGGCCGCCCGGTCACGAAGCTGGAGGGCGAATGACCAGCCTGACTCGCCGGCAACCCGGCTTTTCCATGCTCGAGATCCTCGTGGCTCTCGTCTTCGTGAGTTTTGCGTTCCTTCCCATCTACAACATGTTCCGGTTCGGCACGCGCGGCGTAGTCAGCAACGCGCGCGAAATAGAGGAAACGAACTATGCTTCCGACCTGATCAACTTCATGCGCGACCGGAAAGCCTCCGAACTCGACGCGATCGTCACCGAGCCCGCAGGCAAACTGAAGACGCTGAACAACGACAAGGAAATCATGGATTTTCTGAACAAGATGAGCAAGCCGCCAGGCTCGAAACCCGCCATTCCGCCGATCGAAAACAAGGAATACACGCGCAGCATGTCGATCACGAAATACAAGGCGACGAGCACGAAGCTCCTCGGCAAGCTGATGGACTATTTCAAGAAGCGGGGCGAGGTGCCGAACTATCTCGTCTCCGTCAGGGTTGCCCACGTTCGGGCGGGATCCGTGAACGCTGACGACGAGGTCGTTCTGTACACCATCGTCATGGATTGAAAGGCGATA
This window encodes:
- a CDS encoding zf-HC2 domain-containing protein, with protein sequence MSCEREELLSRYIDGDVTAQESSEIRRHLSACRDCQAAFHEIRQREKSLKDVLQPVIESMRLRDLVMRRIAAEGLRPEPAAAGRQVPPARASRLLAYAVAFMLVVACGLIFHLNVPRGTQDSQQLDMIVVMGLGDQSSFGRKVLARGSTCYGQLGEGFPVRGRMAIFVNGQRIAPVVLDGSATIVLRTAAIDWISGEAVVETPAAPEFTLTVGDDRIRMADATLEITGTAASNAVRLRRGTAFRFRRGGSEPLPLAVPAPPQTPEISTGVVVVASETASDSIHRLAPADETSPVASPAEPSPDAFHSHAQTPASVQSTPREDPEPVISPFGGRPVTKLEGE